The proteins below are encoded in one region of Hordeum vulgare subsp. vulgare chromosome 3H, MorexV3_pseudomolecules_assembly, whole genome shotgun sequence:
- the LOC123444650 gene encoding calcium-dependent protein kinase 2, translating to MGNCCAGSGDAEPVPASSGDPSTRRAGASIKAGGASPSSAPAQNKPPAAIGPVLGRPMEDVRSIYTVGKELGRGQFGVTSLCTHKATGQKFACKTIAKRKLSTKEDVEDVRREVQIMYHLAGQPNIVELKGAYEDKQSVHLVMELCAGGELFDRIITKGKYTERAAASLLRTIVEIIHTCHSLGVIHRDLKPENFLLLSKEEDAPLKATDFGLSVFFKQGEVFKDIVGSAYYIAPEVLKRNYGPEADIWSVGVILYILLCGVPPFWAESEHGIFNSILRGQVDFTSDPWPRISPAAKDLVRKMLNSDPKKRISAYDVLNHAWIKEDGEAPDTPLDNAVMNRLKQFKAMNQFKKAALRVIAGCLSEEEIRGLKEMFKSMDSDNSGTITVDELRKGLGKQGTKLTEAEVEQLMEAADADGSGTIDYEEFITATMHMNRMDREEHLYTAFQYFDKDNSGYISKEELEQALREKGLLEDGRDIKEIVSEVDADNDGRIDYSEFVAMMRKGAPEGANPKKRRDVVL from the exons ATGGGAAACTGCTGCGCGGGATCAGGGGATGCGGAGCCCGTCcccgcctcctccggcgacccCTCCACGCGCCGCGCCGGCGCCTCCATCAAGGCCGGCGGCGCATCGCCCTCCTCCGCGCCCGCGCAGAACAAGCCGCCGGCCGCCATCGGCCCCGTGCTCGGCCGCCCCATGGAGGACGTACGCAGCATCTACACCGTCGGCAAGGAGCTCGGCCGCGGCCAGTTCGGGGTCACCAGCCTCTGCACGCACAAGGCCACGGGCCAGAAGTTCGCCTGCAAGACCATCGCCAAGCGCAAGCTGTCCACCAAGGAGGACGTGGAGGACGTGCGGCGCGAGGTGCAGATCATGTACCACCTCGCCGGCCAGCCCAACATCGTCGAGCTCAAGGGCGCCTACGAGGACAAGCAGTCCGTGCACCTCGTCATGGAGCTCTGCGCCGGCGGGGAGCTCTTCGACCGGATCATCACCAAGGGCAAGTACACGGAGCGCGCCGCCGCATCCCTGCTCCGAACCATCGTCGAGATCATCCACACCTGCCACTCCCTCGGCGTCATCCACCGCGACCTCAAGCCCGAGAACTTCCTCCTGCTCAGCAAGGAGGAGGACGCGCCGCTCAAGGCCACCGACTTCGGCCTCTCCGTCTTCTTCAAGCAAG GGGAGGTGTTCAAGGACATCGTCGGCAGCGCCTACTACATCGCGCCGGAGGTCCTGAAGCGGAACTACGGGCCGGAGGCGGACATCTGGAGCGTCGGCGTCATCCTCTACATCCTTCTCTGCGGTGTCCCTCCCTTCTGGGCAG AATCGGAGCACGGCATCTTCAATTCCATCCTGCGGGGGCAGGTAGACTTCACCAGCGACCCGTGGCCACGCATTTCGCCCGCCGCCAAGGACCTCGTCAGAAAGATGCTCAACTCTGACCCCAAGAAGAGGATATCAGCCTACGACGTCCTCA ACCATGCTTGGATCAAGGAAGACGGAGAGGCGCCTGACACGCCGCTGGACAACGCCGTCATGAACAGGCTCAAGCAGTTCAAGGCTATGAACCAGTTCAAGAAAGCTGCGCTAAGG GTCATCGCCGGATGCCTGTCGGAGGAAGAGATCAGGGGGCTCAAGGAGATGTTCAAGAGCATGGACTCGGACAACAGCGGCACCATCACCGTCGACGAGCTCCGGAAGGGTCTGGGAAAGCAGGGGACCAAGCTCACGGAGGCCGAAGTGGAGCAGCTCATGGAAGCC GCCGACGCCGACGGGAGCGGGACGATCGACTACGAGGAGTTCATCACGGCGACGATGCACATGAACAGGATGGACCGGGAAGAGCACCTCTACACGGCCTTCCAGTACTTCGACAAGGACAACAGCGG CTACATTTCCAAGGAGGAGCTCGAGCAGGCCCTTCGGGAGAAGGGACTCCTGGAGGACGGCAGAGACATCAAGGAAATCGTATCGGAAGTCGACGCCGACAAC GACGGGAGGATCGACTACAGCGAGTTCGTGGCGATGATGAGGAAAGGGGCCCCCGAGGGGGCCAACCCCAAGAAGCGGCGCGACGTCGTGCTATAG